One window of Planctomycetia bacterium genomic DNA carries:
- a CDS encoding glycosyltransferase family 39 protein: MATWTTARPIAPWLLAVILVAISTHLFTFFASDYEPSIDAKEYFALGTSLSDEGELRLPDGSRAKRMPLWPATIALADAWQGRELLPHAIFEIQAVLSLMSVIFIALAAAKIAGPSAGLLAGLIAAFYAPYRALQASYLCETMVIFLLTGAFLAYLSSLRAKSTAATWSALTAASVALGLAVLTRADAVVMAIPFAIDTLARRNPIGVRIARTSAMLACVIIACIAWGLRNERTIGKFTLSTIGGLNFHLGNCDAYAENPGMDSADYAAFDRLREEEGLSEVEADERLYAMGRQFLREHPGLTAANALRKTRVWFQSNVTWSAPTTLLLILWTLAFRGPSPARRFFFGVAAAWSLIWCIVLQETMRPWASPLFVVPLGLIGIAIMKDQIGLRRLLIGLVVAQLAIAIAFVPLERLRWTIDWVFIITIAAATARFCDAKSHTQQHIEASV; this comes from the coding sequence ATGGCCACCTGGACGACCGCACGCCCAATCGCGCCGTGGCTGCTGGCAGTCATTCTCGTCGCCATCTCCACGCATCTCTTTACCTTCTTCGCATCCGACTATGAGCCATCGATCGACGCGAAGGAGTACTTCGCGCTTGGCACAAGCCTTTCCGATGAGGGTGAGCTGCGCCTTCCGGATGGCAGCCGCGCCAAGCGCATGCCGCTTTGGCCTGCAACGATCGCACTGGCCGATGCCTGGCAGGGACGCGAACTCCTGCCCCACGCGATCTTCGAAATCCAAGCCGTCCTCTCGCTGATGAGTGTCATATTCATCGCACTGGCTGCCGCGAAGATCGCCGGCCCCAGCGCAGGCCTTCTCGCCGGTTTGATCGCCGCATTCTACGCCCCCTACCGAGCCCTTCAGGCTTCCTACCTCTGCGAGACAATGGTGATCTTCCTCTTAACCGGCGCTTTCCTCGCCTATCTCAGCTCGCTCAGGGCAAAAAGTACCGCCGCAACATGGAGCGCACTGACCGCAGCCTCGGTTGCCCTGGGCCTCGCCGTCCTCACGCGGGCAGATGCCGTCGTCATGGCGATCCCCTTTGCGATCGACACGTTGGCTCGCCGCAATCCCATCGGCGTCCGCATCGCCCGCACATCGGCGATGCTGGCCTGCGTCATCATTGCATGCATCGCATGGGGCCTGCGCAACGAGCGAACCATCGGCAAGTTCACCCTGTCCACCATCGGCGGGCTCAACTTTCACCTTGGAAACTGCGACGCCTACGCCGAAAACCCCGGCATGGATAGCGCCGACTACGCCGCCTTCGACCGCCTCCGCGAAGAGGAGGGGCTTTCCGAAGTCGAGGCCGACGAGCGCCTCTACGCAATGGGGCGCCAATTCCTTCGCGAGCACCCCGGACTCACGGCGGCCAACGCCCTCAGGAAAACGCGCGTCTGGTTTCAGTCAAACGTGACATGGAGCGCGCCGACCACCCTCCTCCTGATACTGTGGACGCTTGCCTTCCGAGGCCCGAGCCCGGCACGGCGATTCTTCTTCGGCGTCGCCGCGGCGTGGTCGCTCATCTGGTGCATCGTGCTTCAGGAGACGATGCGCCCCTGGGCGAGTCCCTTGTTCGTCGTGCCGCTCGGCCTGATCGGCATCGCCATCATGAAAGATCAAATCGGCCTCCGCCGTCTGCTCATCGGCCTCGTCGTCGCCCAGTTGGCCATCGCGATCGCCTTCGTCCCGCTAGAACGGCTGCGCTGGACCATCGACTGGGTCTTCATCATCACCATCGCCGCCGCAACGGCGCGCTTCTGCGATGCAAAGTCACATACGCAGCAGCACATCGAGGCGTCCGTGTAG
- a CDS encoding SLC13/DASS family transporter, whose product MQKRGLIIFLIVAGLYCCCALYPWHDSVEVRRATGVVLATLILWITEVAPLGVVAMAIPIAATFTGLLPWKDAVAAWGDEIVFLFLGAFLLARALDKHGVFDWIVHSKWATFKTGGSGWMQTLLVMVMAGVLSTMQNNTAVTAMMLPVVLALVRRVKTPAAPLLALAWGATFGGMAVPVGTAPNFIGYSAMKNIDASVSFVSWMRVGVPVWLGSSLIGWSVLTIGSRFLRRRSSMDDASGQSDPPRWIKPLLVTDVGPEPAHHSKSILADNTASTAGPARRIVIFAFLAAATLWLVPGIIRSATPVDHPAAIWLRTYLPESLVPVLIAWVLFLVRTGPDRKPILDRHDFQALDWDTLFLIAGGLAMGRMLETSGLASALADGLARADMPPVLLMLCLVGATVLLSELTSNTATASLMVPIAGSLAEALGLSPVQAIWLVALAASLGFALPVSTPPNAIVYGTRLVPLRFMAATGIIVDALCTAWLVCCVVMWA is encoded by the coding sequence GTGCAAAAGCGCGGCCTCATCATCTTCCTCATCGTCGCCGGCCTCTATTGCTGCTGCGCGCTTTACCCCTGGCACGACAGCGTCGAGGTCCGCCGCGCGACCGGCGTCGTACTCGCGACACTCATCCTGTGGATCACCGAAGTCGCCCCGCTCGGCGTCGTGGCCATGGCCATCCCGATCGCCGCGACCTTCACAGGTCTTCTCCCCTGGAAGGACGCCGTCGCCGCGTGGGGCGACGAGATCGTCTTCCTCTTCCTCGGCGCGTTCCTCCTCGCTCGGGCACTCGACAAGCACGGCGTCTTCGATTGGATCGTTCATTCCAAGTGGGCCACTTTCAAGACTGGCGGCTCAGGTTGGATGCAGACCCTCCTCGTCATGGTCATGGCCGGCGTGCTTTCAACCATGCAAAACAACACCGCCGTCACCGCAATGATGTTGCCGGTCGTGCTCGCCCTCGTGCGCCGCGTGAAGACGCCCGCCGCGCCGCTCCTGGCCCTTGCCTGGGGCGCGACCTTCGGTGGCATGGCCGTCCCGGTGGGGACAGCGCCCAACTTCATCGGCTACTCGGCGATGAAAAACATCGACGCGAGCGTGAGTTTCGTCTCCTGGATGCGCGTCGGCGTTCCGGTGTGGCTGGGATCATCGCTGATCGGCTGGTCCGTGTTGACAATCGGCTCGAGGTTCTTGCGTCGCCGTTCGTCGATGGATGACGCATCCGGCCAATCCGATCCGCCCCGCTGGATCAAGCCACTGCTCGTCACCGACGTCGGTCCCGAACCGGCTCACCATTCCAAGTCAATCCTGGCCGACAACACCGCGTCCACCGCCGGCCCCGCGCGGCGAATTGTCATCTTCGCCTTCCTCGCCGCGGCAACCCTTTGGCTCGTCCCCGGAATCATCCGCAGCGCCACTCCCGTGGACCATCCCGCCGCGATCTGGCTGCGGACCTATCTGCCCGAATCACTCGTGCCTGTCCTAATCGCCTGGGTCCTTTTCCTCGTTCGAACCGGTCCGGATCGCAAACCCATCCTTGATCGACACGACTTCCAGGCGCTCGACTGGGACACGCTCTTCCTGATCGCCGGAGGTCTGGCCATGGGGCGCATGCTCGAAACCAGCGGCCTCGCATCCGCCCTCGCCGACGGCCTTGCCCGCGCCGACATGCCGCCCGTCCTGCTCATGCTCTGCCTCGTCGGCGCGACCGTCCTGCTTTCCGAACTCACCAGCAACACCGCAACCGCATCGCTCATGGTCCCCATCGCCGGCTCGCTCGCCGAAGCGCTCGGCCTGTCCCCGGTGCAGGCGATCTGGCTCGTCGCCCTCGCCGCGAGTCTCGGTTTCGCGCTGCCCGTCTCAACGCCGCCCAATGCCATCGTCTACGGCACGCGCTTGGTTCCGCTGCGCTTCATGGCCGCCACCGGCATCATCGTCGATGCCCTTTGCACCGCCTGGCTCGTCTGCTGCGTCGTCATGTGGGCGTAA
- a CDS encoding DsbA family protein codes for MIRWPGKKKRSTARRTAPSTKAKPPSTLILLAAIGPLSVSLFSTVVLVLGHFEMMSVPGCGIGSPCADAAASVWGKIPLIEWPVSFVGLAYFIAVGVGWLVGRGLVPRAFKWLIRLGAAASLFYVFLIVIFGHWCWYCLAAHAGNFAFWWIVERRAVPTGDAIPTLAPTASAFVACSLVLAVLQIRQQTAINAEAAKQIAETTKQVIAVATAPADKPPTVDRTPSPDLEMHPESDTPPVGFTGRYHRGPDSAAIRVVVFTDYQCPICRRLEETIERLLSRRTDVRLSVKQFPECEDCNPYFKRKNLHPNACRAAFAAEAAGILGGDKAFWKMHAWLFQHGGVFSFEELAQFAREIDLDSAKLLQVMESPRVQARIDADISEAASLGIPHTPMIFINGVELRGTSRRDALLVAANQLAESRLPVLSPDADRPRLAADRYLELWKKATPRSIPPLTNVWPRGPSDAGIHVVMWGDYQDAETVEVDMAVRRLQSARDDIRYEFRPYPLNASCNPTVSRSDNLMACITTRAALAAGLLQGEEGFWRMHEWLMENRDGMYEEGLMAGAAKLGFDRNQLTRGMRNETIDRAIAESARAAADAKLKTLPLLFINGRQVPRFYGRKEEILGRIFDESKKLRD; via the coding sequence ATGATCCGCTGGCCCGGGAAGAAGAAGCGATCGACAGCGCGGCGCACTGCGCCGTCCACCAAGGCAAAGCCGCCTTCCACTCTAATCCTGCTCGCCGCCATCGGCCCCCTGTCGGTCTCGCTCTTCTCCACCGTCGTTCTCGTGCTCGGTCACTTCGAGATGATGAGTGTGCCCGGTTGCGGAATCGGAAGTCCCTGCGCCGACGCTGCGGCGAGCGTCTGGGGCAAAATCCCACTGATCGAATGGCCGGTGTCTTTCGTCGGGCTGGCCTACTTCATCGCGGTCGGCGTTGGCTGGCTCGTTGGCAGAGGCCTCGTCCCTCGCGCCTTCAAGTGGCTGATTCGATTGGGCGCGGCCGCTTCGCTGTTCTATGTGTTCCTCATTGTCATCTTCGGTCACTGGTGCTGGTATTGTCTCGCCGCACACGCCGGAAACTTCGCCTTCTGGTGGATCGTCGAGCGCCGCGCCGTTCCGACCGGGGACGCCATCCCCACGCTGGCGCCAACGGCGTCGGCCTTTGTCGCCTGTTCTCTGGTTCTCGCCGTCCTGCAAATCCGGCAACAGACCGCGATCAATGCTGAGGCGGCAAAGCAAATCGCCGAGACGACGAAGCAGGTCATCGCTGTCGCAACCGCCCCGGCCGACAAACCACCGACTGTTGATCGGACTCCCTCGCCCGATTTGGAAATGCATCCCGAATCAGACACTCCCCCAGTGGGATTTACAGGCCGCTATCACCGCGGCCCCGATTCCGCCGCCATTCGCGTCGTCGTGTTCACCGATTATCAATGCCCGATCTGCCGCCGGCTTGAAGAAACGATCGAACGCCTCTTGTCCCGCCGAACTGATGTCCGCCTGTCCGTCAAACAGTTTCCGGAATGTGAAGACTGCAATCCGTACTTCAAACGAAAAAACCTTCACCCCAATGCCTGCCGCGCGGCCTTCGCGGCGGAGGCCGCCGGAATCCTCGGCGGCGACAAGGCCTTCTGGAAAATGCACGCGTGGCTTTTTCAGCACGGCGGAGTTTTCTCATTTGAAGAACTTGCCCAATTTGCTCGTGAAATAGATTTGGACAGCGCCAAACTGCTCCAGGTCATGGAAAGCCCGCGCGTTCAAGCGCGCATCGACGCGGACATATCGGAGGCCGCTTCCCTGGGAATTCCACATACCCCGATGATCTTTATCAACGGAGTCGAATTGCGAGGCACCTCTCGCCGCGACGCGCTGTTGGTGGCGGCGAATCAGTTGGCGGAGTCGAGGCTCCCGGTGCTGTCTCCAGACGCCGATCGACCGCGTCTCGCCGCCGATCGCTATCTCGAACTCTGGAAAAAGGCGACCCCGCGATCCATTCCTCCGCTGACAAATGTCTGGCCGCGCGGCCCATCCGATGCGGGCATTCACGTCGTGATGTGGGGCGATTATCAGGATGCCGAGACCGTCGAAGTCGACATGGCCGTCCGCCGCCTCCAATCGGCTCGCGATGATATCCGCTATGAATTTCGACCTTACCCGCTCAACGCCTCGTGCAACCCGACCGTCTCCCGAAGCGACAATCTCATGGCCTGTATCACCACCCGTGCGGCCCTCGCCGCCGGCCTGCTCCAGGGCGAGGAAGGGTTTTGGCGAATGCACGAATGGCTCATGGAAAACCGGGATGGGATGTACGAAGAGGGCCTCATGGCCGGCGCTGCGAAGCTCGGATTCGATCGCAATCAGCTCACCAGGGGAATGAGAAACGAAACGATAGATCGCGCGATCGCCGAGAGCGCCAGGGCGGCCGCCGATGCCAAACTCAAGACGCTGCCCCTGCTCTTCATCAACGGGCGACAGGTGCCGAGGTTCTACGGCCGCAAGGAGGAAATCCTCGGCCGGATTTTTGATGAATCGAAGAAGCTTCGCGACTGA
- a CDS encoding Flp family type IVb pilin — protein sequence MKVLVNRVKSFLVEEDGATATEYAVMLALIIVIALGAISALGTKVSQTFADVESQMP from the coding sequence ATGAAGGTTCTTGTGAATCGCGTGAAGTCGTTTTTGGTTGAGGAAGATGGCGCGACGGCTACTGAGTACGCCGTCATGCTCGCGCTGATTATCGTGATCGCCCTGGGTGCGATCAGCGCGCTGGGCACCAAGGTGTCCCAGACCTTCGCCGACGTTGAGAGCCAGATGCCGTAA
- a CDS encoding prepilin peptidase has protein sequence MFGSGYEFWMLAILAPATLLASWNDYRTHRVPNLLNAILAASGIAAQGFIWGWSGVGQALGGMAVGFGLLFGLWLVRGMGAGDVKFMAAIGAWLGPELTLYAVAAGGITGGILAMGMIIARGKWRETGTNFSVLLTKMSSMRTALSEFGSVGSLAGQAGVMPYAIPLTIGTGLAVLTKYTGWWGVL, from the coding sequence ATGTTCGGCAGCGGATATGAATTCTGGATGTTGGCGATACTCGCTCCCGCTACGCTTCTGGCGAGCTGGAACGACTATCGCACGCATCGCGTGCCAAATCTGCTCAACGCGATCCTGGCCGCATCAGGAATCGCCGCACAAGGCTTCATCTGGGGCTGGTCAGGCGTCGGACAGGCGCTCGGCGGCATGGCCGTCGGATTCGGACTGCTTTTCGGCCTCTGGCTCGTTCGCGGCATGGGCGCCGGCGACGTGAAGTTCATGGCCGCGATCGGCGCCTGGTTGGGCCCTGAGTTGACGCTCTACGCCGTCGCCGCCGGTGGAATCACAGGCGGGATTCTCGCGATGGGCATGATCATCGCCCGCGGAAAGTGGCGAGAAACAGGTACAAATTTCTCCGTGCTGCTGACAAAGATGAGTTCGATGCGCACGGCATTGTCGGAGTTCGGTTCGGTCGGCAGCCTCGCCGGTCAGGCGGGTGTCATGCCGTATGCGATTCCATTAACGATCGGGACCGGTTTGGCGGTACTGACGAAATACACTGGTTGGTGGGGGGTATTATGA
- a CDS encoding pilus assembly protein codes for MKTKRLKSLRRGAAVVETAVVAPLMLLAMFGIVEVGYAFMVKQTVTLASREGCRAAALPGGTMADVTAAVDASMGAADLTGYATTSNISSVGPTDTEVWVEVSLPLNRAGFTGSMLGGGSFDITSRTSMRREGIESDSSSGGGIEG; via the coding sequence ATGAAAACGAAACGATTGAAATCATTACGGCGTGGTGCGGCTGTCGTCGAGACGGCGGTGGTGGCTCCCTTGATGCTCCTGGCGATGTTCGGGATTGTCGAGGTCGGCTACGCATTCATGGTGAAGCAAACCGTGACGCTGGCCTCACGCGAAGGCTGCCGGGCAGCCGCCCTTCCGGGTGGAACGATGGCCGATGTCACGGCAGCCGTCGACGCCTCCATGGGCGCCGCCGACCTGACCGGCTACGCGACGACCAGCAACATCAGCTCGGTCGGCCCGACGGATACCGAGGTCTGGGTCGAAGTCAGCCTGCCCCTGAACCGCGCCGGCTTTACCGGCTCGATGCTCGGCGGCGGCTCCTTTGACATCACCTCGCGCACTTCGATGAGGCGTGAAGGCATTGAGAGTGATTCCTCCTCAGGCGGCGGCATCGAAGGCTGA